The nucleotide window GGATTGATGATAATGTAAAATTCTAGTTATGTAGAATAGTTTCCTAAGTTTCCTTGCAAGAGGTGTCACACTGTCACATTATTCTCTTCAATAAATATCTCATGAGATTTTCAGAGTAGTAACCTGAGCATTTAAAAGAACATGTGCTAATATATTTTTAGTCTAAGAAAATGAGTAGCCTGATTACTTGTAAATATGATTTTAAGTGTAATTTAGTGGCAATCGTGATGTTCACTACAGTTTGTTTTGCCTTCTTCCTAGAGCTTACTTCTAAAGAAGGAGCAAAATTCAAGCAGCTGTTCCAAATAATTACACTGtcagctatttttcttttaaataagactTCAATAATCACGAGAAAAGCACAGATGTAATAGCACGGTTGCTgtgcaaaaatgttttttattgaaCACTTGAACCTCACAATCCTGTTTACATAGTTGCATTAACACTCTGTGTCATGTTTGCTTTGCTCATTCATGTGACATGGAACTACTTCATTTGATACTTAGTGAACTTAACCGTACCCGAGGGAGAAGTCTTTTGTAAAGCATAATGAATACTTGGCTCCAGTAACATATTGAACTTAGAGTTTCAAAATTAGCACTTAACTATGGCATTTAATTAATTAGATTTTAAGTAAGTGTGTTCTCACTGGGTACAAGTTTCGCCAATACTGTATTGTTGATAGTTGGGATGTTAAACTTTGTAAAACACTTCCATATGGAGCTGCTGTGATACTCCAGAGCTTTGTTACACCTAATTTGTTAATCACCATAGCAATTTGCATTGTATAAAGActtaaaactatatttaaaaagTTAGCTGGTCTTGTGTATCAGGAAACAAGAGAACAAATAAATCAAATGCATTTAAAGATGCTGAACTCAGTGTCATTTACACTGAGTAGATTAAGTCCTCATAAATTTGACCTGTCATGTGGTATGTCATATCTGATTTTCAAATTACAAATAAGGTCTATTTATTAACTGGAACCATtcacttttctttcagaaatataaAGAGTGATCGAGTAATGCCAGAGGAAATAGCTTGTTATTATAAACACTATGTTAAAGTCATGGGTCTCCAAAAGAATTTCAGAGACAATGTTTACATAACATCAGTATCCAGGCTTTACCGAGAAAAGGATGATGAAGGTAGAAGTCACCAAAATGAAGATATTACAGCACAGCATTCAGAAATGGAAGATGGACAGAAATCAATTATTAAGAGAAACTGGGAAGTCAGAGGTTATCAACGAGCAACAGATGGCTCTCATGTGCCCTTCTGCCTCTTTGCTGAGAATGTGGCTCTTGCAACTGGAACCTTTGATTCTCCTGGCCGACTGCAAGTTGAAGGAGAAGACTTTCCTTTTGTCCTCCATTCCATGTCTGACTTCGGAGCCGCAATCAGCAAAGGAAAGTTACGTGGGAAGGCAGACCCTGTGTTGATTGTGGGTGCTGGACTAACAGCAGCTGATGCAGTACTATGTGCCTATAACAACAACATCCCAGTAGTCCATGTGTTTCGTAGAAGAGTTACTGATACAAGCCTAATTTTCAAACAGTTACCTAAAAAGCTTTACCCTGAATACCATAAGGTCTATCATATGATGTGTACTCAGTCTCATACCGTGGACTCTAATCAACATTCTGCTTACACTAGTTTCCCTGAACACAATGTACTTTCCTTCAAGCCTGAGATGAAATGTGTTCTTCAGAGTGCCTCTGGACTGAAGAAAATTTTGAAGTTTTCTGTAGCCTTAGTTCTGATAGGTTCTCACccaaatcttttctttttaaaggacCAAGGGCATAGCATAGGTCATCACTCTAATCAGCCCATCACATGCAAGGGGAATCCTATAGAGATTGATCCATACACTTACGAATGCACTAAAGAAGCCAACCTCTTTGCTTTAGGGCCTCTGGTAGGAGACAACTTTGTACGGTTTTTAAAAGGAGGTGCGCTGGGCATTGCACGATGCTTGGCAATAagacaaaagaagaaacatGAATTGATTGAAAGTGGGGATGGAGGAGGCGATGGGGTACCATAAACGAGACATTAGAAACTCTCACGTCCGGGATTACAGATGTAGTCTTAACAGAAAACTCACTGGCAGCAAAAGTTGATAGCAGTCACATTTCTGTTGTGTACAAGTAATCTGCGCTTGTATTGCTTGGTAAAGGATGCTGATATTATGATACTTCactctttaaaaacacaaaaaattgaTCTGCTATTTCAACTGATCTCAACTGGAATTACTTCCAGATAAACAGAAAATGAGACTAACTTATCTTGGTCTGCCTGTCTGTCATCTCTTGCTCAACTACAAGAGCAGACTTCGTCTGTGAAAGGCAATGCCTACCAGAGTGGTTTTTCGTTTTAGTGTCAAATGCGACAAGAATACTCTTACCATGAAATTGAAATAACTTCTAAAAGCAGAAAGCTTGTTTAGTACAAAGTGATTCTTTGTCCCAAAGCAAATTTGGAGCCTTCTGCTTGAAacaagaattttatttatttgccaCAGTAATACTTGGAGTGAGCACTTAGTGAAATGGTTTCTACTATAAGAAGGACTTCTGTAAGCAAGAAGTATTCCTCAACAGTTTTAAATTATCCTGGTATTTGGAATAAAAGAATAAGCATTCCCCATTTAATCTTTAATGATTTGACACAATCCATTAATGTTTCTTCACACTATGTCTAGACTTGGGTGAGTGCACAAAGACTAACATGAGATGTTCCCCTACAGTGATATGTACATTTCTGAGAAAATGCATTAACATAAACAATAAAGTACTGATGTAAGTGCTCTTATTACAGTGTCAATATCATGAATATCTAGTGTACTACTGAAAAATTAGGTACATGAGAAAATTAAGGGGTTCTTGCTTCCGAGCTCAGGAAGACTGAGTGGGATCACTTGGCTGATGAAGGTGGGGTGGGTGATAGATATTCTCATCTCCCATTTGACCAAAAAttggttctctttttttttctagagcAGCATAtgacagtaaaatattttagccTGCAGTTTTTGAAACTTAAGAAAGGCTTATATCTTACAGCCAcctaaaaaacaaaccaatctCAAAACTAATATGCAATAGTTCCTTTAAATCTTAAAACTTGTAATGAAAGACAAGGACTTAACTTGTACCTAGCACTGAATCCAAGTTTCATCTTTCTGCTCCATAATGTAAGACCTAGATATCATTTGCTGGGTTTTACAGTAGTTAGTTCAACTAAACACACTCGTAGGTTATTTACCATCATGAGGTTAAGTTAGCAAAGTGAATTCCCAGAACTCTCAATAGACAAAAGTGATTGGTTTTAACTGTTTCTTTACCAAATGTTTTAATTCGGGTCCAATATGATGGAAAAGgtgtaatttttctgtttgggttttttttttgtgtgtgttaaaGAATGCCGTGTTAGTTTCAAGTATTCTGTTTGTGTGATTAAAAATCTCCATCTTGAACTtcagcagattttaaaaaggaagttaGGCTTTGTGAAACTGATAGTGGTTGCTGGTTTCCCTGCTGTCTTTAAGTGTCATAAATGGTAGATAGCTGCATTCAGTAAATGCCTGTTTTCTGTGCCTACTGAATTACAGGGTTCTGTGGCTACTGCAGGTCTTTATGCATCTGAGTAAATTACTCAGAATTTTGACATAGAAGTTGAAAAGGTAAAGGATGCAAggattaaaattattattttcagcgAAAGtccaaaataatttatgaaattATGCCGCTGCTAATAATAAATTTTAGTCTGGAGCCACTCAAGAGCATAAACACAAACAAAGGAGCATTTCTATCAATTTCTGCATTGTCCACATGGTTGGCTTTAGCCATGCATTGTCAGTACTAGTTAAGGTACTTTTTTATACTGATATTGAGCTGATTTTAATTCCACTAAAATCTAAGCttgttttcttcatattttagtTGAGATTCTACAATTTGCCTTCTCTGGAAGAAACTCTGTATACAGCAACCAGTTCTAAACCTGTGATACCTAATAATTTTAACTAAGTGCTAAATACTTGATTGTAGAATTTTATTGCAGTTTAGTTACTGAGAATACATCTGCACTGGGATTAAATTCCTGCAGCTTTGTATCAATGTAACTGCCCAAATACAACATATGGCATGTTactgctttttcatttgtcacaggagacatttaaaatgccagcaaaaaaaaagattcactTAGAAGTTATTTtgcaaaatggggaaaaaaccttcaGCCCCTTTTCTagcctcagctgctgcagctacTCACAACCTCTGTGTGTTTTAGTGACAATTTTGTAGAGATCTTTGACCTATTCTTACTCAAGTATCTTTCACTGCAATCTTACAGCACCTTGAcatttaactgtttttttttcatcaatcTTGCCAGTATTTTTGAGATAAAAAGTTGCATATGAGACCCACTAGTTGGGCAGAGAAATCTCAGTGGTCATGTTTATTAAGCcagtgtaaaaatatttttttcaaccAAAGCTTTGCTAAAAGATCATCTTGTGTCTTCTAGGAATTGTTAGATTTCAAGTTGTAGCTagactttttcattttcatctttttgatTTTGagagaaatttctgtttctctcctgtTTAGTATTTTGAGGAACTAGGTAATAGAAAAGTTTGGGCTTTGCCTTAAGATAGTTTTACCTACTGCATTTATTGCTAATTTGATGTTGGCACTGAATAGTTCTCTTTTGGGGAAACACCTTGTttctcaaatttaaaaaaaaaacaaaaaacaagcatTTGAATTTCctgtataatataataatttacaGAAGGGAGACTGTTTCTTTCAACTCTTCTTTCATTGCAAAGAATAAACTTTTAAACATAGTGAATTTTAAAAGGGTACTTAGTACTTAAGATTTATCATGAAAATGCAGACAGGAAGAACATAAATTTAGCTGAAGTAAGTTAATTTGGATTTACAGAATTTGTAAAGCTGTGTTAACCCATACTGTGTATTTTCTAATAGGCTAGTGGAAAACCAGCTTTTACACTTGGATTTGGTTCTTAATGCTGTGAATGTGTTTCCTAGTTAAATTATTGCTAAGAGCATTTCAAGTAGTATCCAGATGCTGAACTGGGAGTAACATTTCTCCTACTAGATTTTCCTAACAATCTGCCTCTTTCCAGTACCTCTTCTGACTGAATTGTGCTTAAAACTTTTTCCACAAAGGAGTAAGCCTAAGTTTCACCCAAGTGAGTAAACACAGGAATCCTTTCTGTAAGTAATCCAGAGAGAGTGGTGACAACAACACCagattcttctctctctcagtaAACTGCTTTGTCTTGGACTAGAAGCTTGAGATTGCCAGTGACAGCATGAAAAGAGTATGGCTCCCAGGAACAGTGGTTATGCACTGAGAAAGTGACACCAAAGTGTATCCCACAGCT belongs to Vidua macroura isolate BioBank_ID:100142 chromosome 1, ASM2450914v1, whole genome shotgun sequence and includes:
- the OSGIN2 gene encoding oxidative stress-induced growth inhibitor 2 isoform X1: MPVWCCRCSLAGHFRTYSGTETEGQLLNSFVQYFGDSLGRKIKRMPLIEETVLPGDSLLTLPVVIIGNGPSGICLSYLLSGYRPYLSPEAIHPNPILHTKLEEARHLSIVDQDLEYLSEGLEGRSSNPVAVLFDTLLHPDADFGYDYPPVLHWKLEQHNYIPHIVLGKGPPGGAWHSMEGSMLTISFGDWMELPGLSFKEWAASKRRNIKSDRVMPEEIACYYKHYVKVMGLQKNFRDNVYITSVSRLYREKDDEGRSHQNEDITAQHSEMEDGQKSIIKRNWEVRGYQRATDGSHVPFCLFAENVALATGTFDSPGRLQVEGEDFPFVLHSMSDFGAAISKGKLRGKADPVLIVGAGLTAADAVLCAYNNNIPVVHVFRRRVTDTSLIFKQLPKKLYPEYHKVYHMMCTQSHTVDSNQHSAYTSFPEHNVLSFKPEMKCVLQSASGLKKILKFSVALVLIGSHPNLFFLKDQGHSIGHHSNQPITCKGNPIEIDPYTYECTKEANLFALGPLVGDNFVRFLKGGALGIARCLAIRQKKKHELIESGDGGGDGVP
- the OSGIN2 gene encoding oxidative stress-induced growth inhibitor 2 isoform X2, which translates into the protein MPLIEETVLPGDSLLTLPVVIIGNGPSGICLSYLLSGYRPYLSPEAIHPNPILHTKLEEARHLSIVDQDLEYLSEGLEGRSSNPVAVLFDTLLHPDADFGYDYPPVLHWKLEQHNYIPHIVLGKGPPGGAWHSMEGSMLTISFGDWMELPGLSFKEWAASKRRNIKSDRVMPEEIACYYKHYVKVMGLQKNFRDNVYITSVSRLYREKDDEGRSHQNEDITAQHSEMEDGQKSIIKRNWEVRGYQRATDGSHVPFCLFAENVALATGTFDSPGRLQVEGEDFPFVLHSMSDFGAAISKGKLRGKADPVLIVGAGLTAADAVLCAYNNNIPVVHVFRRRVTDTSLIFKQLPKKLYPEYHKVYHMMCTQSHTVDSNQHSAYTSFPEHNVLSFKPEMKCVLQSASGLKKILKFSVALVLIGSHPNLFFLKDQGHSIGHHSNQPITCKGNPIEIDPYTYECTKEANLFALGPLVGDNFVRFLKGGALGIARCLAIRQKKKHELIESGDGGGDGVP